The following proteins come from a genomic window of Rutidosis leptorrhynchoides isolate AG116_Rl617_1_P2 chromosome 10, CSIRO_AGI_Rlap_v1, whole genome shotgun sequence:
- the LOC139870946 gene encoding uncharacterized protein codes for MMKATTPGNGHAITQPPVTVDFEDVLDTVIYLRVFPWSMKDDAKEWLESLPEGEIASWDVMEDWFLQWFFPALKAAKLQSDINHFVQNPSETFFEAWTRFGKMLRNYPQHGLNSFQKVQIFYKGVNVPIRKEIDIATCGSLMKKTPDEAHKIISQTATHSYVWHQDIDISRTSKVASVEASEELASVKVQLATFGRQMEKLTKDIHAMRVGCEVCHGPHLTKDCDKMTMEEQKKDPQVSNYSQVNAISSFEGYSSDDVVPSYTLGCEEEDDEFDDEVGFNSISTESVKNISPCEDDWIRVSDITPAYGNYLMILMTGNSSSLGMQESEVKSVETTEFPEFSVKKAKKVEVEDKVKSLPKLQVYKPPISYPRAIQSEQPKEIVCMPNYGKFLKELIAKKGVHEQASSAFLEEESAPIVKKNAMPPELADSGPFIVPCQVNGSELMSALADSSASIKLMTYSLYLRLNLGDLKTTATGVRLIDQSVSRPVRIAKNLVVNVAESQFPADFVVVDLKEDKGVPLVLGRPFLATAGALLNGKLGN; via the exons ATGATGAAAGCTACTACGCCTGGAAATGGCCATGCTATTACACAGCCACCAGTCACTGTTGATTTTGAG GATGTTTTAGATACAGTGATATATTTGAGGGTATTTCCATGGTCCATGAAGGATGATGCAAAAGAATGGTTAGAGTCATTGCCTGAGGGTGAAATTGCAAGTTGGGATGTTATGGAAGACTGGTTTTTACAGTGGTTCTTTCCTGCTTTAAAGGCTGCAAAGTTACAAAGCGACATTAATCATTTTGTTCAAAATCCTAGTGAAACATTTTTTGAAGCTTGGACACGATTCGGTAAAATGTTAAGGAAttatcctcaacacgggttgaacagttttcaaaaggtccaaattttTTATAAGGGTGTTAATGTTCCTATAAGGAAGGAGATTGATATTGCCACATGTGGTTCTCTCATGAAGAAGACACCGGATGAAGCTCATAAAATCATATCCCAAACTGCTACACATTCTTATGTTTGGCATCAAGATATAGATATTTCTAGAACGTCTAAAGTCGCCAGTGTCGAGGCTAGTGAAGAGCTTGCATCGGTTAAAGTTCAGTTGGCTACTTTTGGAAGACAAATGGAGAAACTCACGAAAGATATCCATGCTATGAGAGTTGGTTGTGAAGTGTGTCATGGACCGCATCTTACAAAAGATTGCGATAAGATGACCATGGAAGAGCAG AAAAAAGATCCTCAGGTGTCTAATTATTCGCAAGTCAATGCAATTTCTAGCTTTGAGGGATATAGTTCGGATGATGTTGTTCCGTCGTATACTCTTGGATGTGAAGAAGAAGACGATGAGTTTGATGACGAGGTTGGGTTTAACTCCATTTCAACAGAGAGTGTGAAGAATATATCACCATGTGAAGATGATTGGATTCGAGTTAGTGATATAACTCCCGCATATGGTAATTATTTAATGATTTTGATGACGGGCAATTCTTCTAGTTTGGGTATGCAAGAGTCGGAAGTGAAGAGTGTGGAGACTACCGAGTTTCCTGAATTTAGTGTGAAGAAAGCGAAGAAAGTTGAAGTGGAAGATAAGGTGAAATCTTTACCTAAATTGCAAGTATACAAGCCACCCATTTCGTATCCGAGAGCTATTCAATCCGAGCAACCAAAGGAAATTGTTT gtatgcccaattatgggaaatttCTAAAGGAATTGATAGCAAAGAAGGGAGTGCATGAGCAGGCATCCTCTGCATTTCTTGAAGAGGAATCCGCTCCTATTGTGAAGAAGAATGCAATGCCACCTGAGTTAGCTGATTCGGGGCCGTTCATTGTGCCTTGTCAGGTTAATGGGTCTGAGCTTATGAGTGCACTTGCTGATTCGAGTGCAAGTATTAAGTTAATGACATATTCTTTATACTTACGTTTAAATTTGGGTGATCTTAAGACAACCGCTACGGGAGTTAGGTTAATTGATCAATCAGTTAGTAGACCCGTACGGATTGCTAAAAACTTAGTGGTTAATGTTGCTGAATCACAATTTccagctgactttgtagttgtggATTTAAAAGAAGATAAAGGTGTACCACTcgttttaggtagaccatttttagcaactgcaggTGCTTTACTGAATGGAAAATTGGGAAATTGA